The Notolabrus celidotus isolate fNotCel1 unplaced genomic scaffold, fNotCel1.pri scaffold_269_arrow_ctg1, whole genome shotgun sequence DNA segment ACGTCCGGGAGGAACTCCTGAGCGTCTCTCAGCTCGTCCTTCCACTCCTGTGGGACGACGGCGCCGCTGTACGACCCCCCCGCCCCCAGCAGGGCGCCCAGCGCCGCCCCTCGGTTACAGTTCTCCCCTGGAGACgtaaaaaacagaacatcagtcacaacacctgaagaagaaacacaggaagtgacAACAAACAGCGTCTGAACCGACCTCCACAGTTGGTGTTCGCCAGGATTCCTCTCTGGGGGTCGTCGTGGAACTCATGAGCGAGGTAGAAGAGGCTGGACAGAGCACCTGAGGGTCAGCAGGTAAACAAtcagacatcatcatcatcatcatcatcatcatcatcatcatcgatcagagagccaatcagagagagCGCCACCTTTATTGTAGCATGCTAGGCCCAGGTAGTTCACCGCGCTCTGATGGACCTTCAGACGCTCCTCAGACGAGACCGGGTAcctagagacacacacacacacacacacacacacacacacacacacacacacacacacacacacactttaatatcaaaggtcttcttctctcttaatttgagggcttttattttgaaaggtttcAGTGATGGTTGATTGAAAGCACTTTATTCCtctctcctgattggtcctcaGGTGTGCTCGTACCTGGCGGCCTTGCGGCTGTAGCTCTGGCAGGTGTCCCAGGCGTCCAGCCTCCTCAGAGCGTGCTCCGCCTGCTGACGGACGCTGGCCCCGCCCAGCACGGCGTGCAGCGCCTGGCTGTAGATGGAGACGTACTCGGGCACCTTCGGGTGAGGGTGAGTGAGCTTCACGAACTCAACAGCTGCTGACACCTGAAGGCaccagaggtcaaaggtcaaattaCAGAGTGCACGTCATGAAgcatcctctctgtgtctgcactCACAGCTCGCTCCTCATTGGACGAGGCAGACAGCAGGACGAAGGGGAGGATCATGGGAAGGCAGCCGATGACGTCCAGCTGGCTGTCTGGCGACGAGGAGCTCATCTTCTTCCTGGAGCGACtctctgcaaacttcaggatctgagggtcagaggtcagaggtcaaaccagagagagagagagggagagggaggttCCTCAGGGTGCGTTTGATTTACCTCCCCGGGCGACGCCGGCCGGCTGTACTGCCAGTCGGAGAAGAAGGAGCGGTGGTTGGACTCGGCGTAGGTGTCTCTGTGGGAGCCGGGCGTGGTCAGGAACCGGACGTAGTCTGAGAGAACGGTGGCCCGAGCGTCCCCCTGAGAGACGTCACTGAAACGTCCCGAGACCAGTGAACGCAGCACTCTCAGAGAGCAGAGCACGTTCAGGGTGTTCTCTCCGGCCTGGAGACCTGCAGGACGGGAACAAGAACTCTGAGGAACATGATTAAGGTCTAACATTTCTCTGTATCAGTCTTGGATCAGTTCTGGGTCAGTACCTTGGTGGTAGTGGACTGTTCCGTTGGAGGACTTCCACAGGTTCAGTTTGTCGTGCAGGATCACGTTCCCGACCACGTCAGGCCGCTTGGCTCCGGAGGACCAGGCCGTCCGCCCGCTGCCGGCTGAAACACACGTAAAGGTTAACCACGTGACCTCAGGGCGGGAGTCTAGAGGACTCTAGAGGACCGGATGGAGACCTTCTCACCGGTGTTGGAGAGGCTGAGGATGCTGGACGGGTGTCTGCTCCTGGGGGACTGAAAGCCGGAGATCCAGCCCCCGAAGTCCCTCCTGATGTCGTCCGTGTTGTAGTACCAGTGGACCGGCATCGACATGGAGTCCGCAGCACACATCCCCCACAACGCCTCCACCGCCGAGCGCCGCACCTGAGCCATCTCACCTGAGGAGGAGATGCTGTGTCACACCTGGTCTCTGATGGTCTTTGGACCTTTGAAGGGGGGTCTACCTCAGAGGGACTAAAACTCCtgactgcagctttaacatggATCTTTAGTTTGAACTTTCTGTgaatcaaactttttaaaatgtttcaataaAAGTTCATGAAActgtgctgcgttcagggacgTCCACACCTGTAGGAAACATCAGACTCCACCTGAGGTCCTGACTGGATGAAGGGATCTGTTGTAGAGACACACTTGAGCTCACCTGCTGTCTTTATAACTCACCTCAGAGTCAGTGTTGTTGATCAGCTGGTCTCAGTGAACACAAAGGATtaatactctctctctctctccttctctctctccttctttctctccttctctctccttctctctctctcttcctttctccttctttctctcctctccttctttctctccttctctccctctctctcagaaTGGATCCGTTTTTAACTTGCATAACTTCATGTTTACAACGTTACAAAACTACCCCGGAagtggctaacgttagcatgtGGAGGCTAAAATGAATGAGTTTAGGAGCTCTGGGGGCCAGACCGGGTCCGGGTCTGAGGGGGGTCGGGTCCATGAACActcagactttatttaaagCCCAGTTTGAGGTCTGAAGGACTCTTTAGAAACCTTAAAGGTTTGTTTTGATGGTCGTTTGGTAACAGTCAGGACTACGGCAGCCCGAAGAGACAATTTCAGAAAGCGTGTGTTCTTTCATGAGAATTTGGTGCCCTCAGTAAAGcctggcagacagacagatgctcaaaatatgacttttaaaatattaaatagagAGATTAAAGTGGTTAAAGCATCATTACAGACTGATAAGATTACTCTGTAGATTATTTACACGGATTCAGCTTCTCAGTCTGTCCAGAGACAgacttatttaatatttatttatatatatttcttgtgtgttttcattcacCACATTAATGTTCTTTAATATCCTCCAGTATGATTCTTCTCATTAAActgataaataaacacagtgtGTCTGATTTAAGACCTGAGTGTGTTAAACGTTCTGCCTGTGAGACTGAACTCAGGGAGCGAAGCCCTCAGAGCTACGGCGGCCTCTGAGGACCAAAACTCAAAACGGAATTCAACGAAACGCGTTAGCGGGATGTGGACGGACTCAGAGCGGGTTCAGGACTCCCTGATCCTGGTCTTTGGATAAACCAGAACCCTTTACCTGTTAAAGACCTTCAGTTTGTTAATGAGTGATCTCATCCCGGAAGTGACGCCACCGTGTGCTCCCTGTTAGCTTCAATATAGATCTGTTTACAGGCAGCCGGCTAAGAGGGAGCTAACAGGCTAACGGCACAGAACCGAGTTCAGATGGAGGATTCTTTAGATCCTCGAGATGTGGGTGAGAACAGGTTTACCTCTAaaccagcaacacacacacacacacacacacacacacacacacacacacacacacacacacccacacacacacacacacacacagtgtctgAACTGAGTTCTTAAGACCCTCTGGATCCGGTCTGTGTGGTCCAGGTGTGTAGGTGCATGGTTCTGGATCTGAAGCAGGTCTGATGTGGTTTGGAGGAATAAGATCAGTGTcttatttttacagtttcagGACACCAGTTTTCATAGACCCTGAAGTCTCCACAGTAGGGTCTAGCTTGGTAAAGGTCTGATGTGGTCTGATGTGGTCTTGCTGGGTTTGAGGTGAAGTTGAAATGTTTCTCTTGATTTCAGAGCGAGCCCGGGCGTTCTGGGCCGAGGAGGACGTGGACCAGGTTTTTAACGGA contains these protein-coding regions:
- the LOC117809381 gene encoding uncharacterized protein LOC117809381 — encoded protein: MFPTGEMAQVRRSAVEALWGMCAADSMSMPVHWYYNTDDIRRDFGGWISGFQSPRSRHPSSILSLSNTAGSGRTAWSSGAKRPDVVGNVILHDKLNLWKSSNGTVHYHQGLQAGENTLNVLCSLRVLRSLVSGRFSDVSQGDARATVLSDYVRFLTTPGSHRDTYAESNHRSFFSDWQYSRPASPGEILKFAESRSRKKMSSSSPDSQLDVIGCLPMILPFVLLSASSNEERAVSAAVEFVKLTHPHPKVPEYVSIYSQALHAVLGGASVRQQAEHALRRLDAWDTCQSYSRKAARYPVSSEERLKVHQSAVNYLGLACYNKGALSSLFYLAHEFHDDPQRGILANTNCGGENCNRGAALGALLGAGGSYSGAVVPQEWKDELRDAQEFLPDVLKELQ